The genome window acaataataacaataacttaAATCTGGAAAGAAAAGTATCTCTATAAAGGATCATTAGGAGAGGGCaacttgattaaaaaagaatattttaatatgcTAAACAGTGGCCAATGATTTTATACTTCAACAACCCACCTTAAATAGAGGACAATATATCATAGTCTCGAACTAACACATGAAATTACTGTGTACAGTGACGGCAAGATAACCAAACATTTATAAGCAATTGCAAACCACGATGGATATTACCTTAGCTATTTTGACAAGCTGATCATGGTTGTCATGACCATAAAAGAAAGGTTCTTTGCGAAATATCTACAAAAAGTACAATGAAAATTATGACCAGAATCTCACATTTTTAATCATGTATGCTCAAATTTAGACCATCTGCATAAATGTCAAGAGTATGCCATATATAATCAGAAACTTGTAGTTATGATTCACACCATTCCAGCAAACATGCAGCCAAGGCTCCACATATCTAATGAGTAGTCATAGTCTTGCAAATCAACTAGAAGTTCAGGCCCCTTAAAGTATCTGAGAAACAAAAGCAGGACACATGACAATTGTGTTGGGTCAGTGACATTTAAAAAGAAACCACAGGTAATCCTTACGttacaattataaaatataagccTAGGAAAATTTTGATAATCATTTTTTCTTGTCAAGTTTTAACCTAACAAcgattatacaaaaaaaaaagtcaaaagaaaatcacaatgggtttgcatcaagggtcaacccttagcccctacctttttaccttaattctggatgtcctcacggaacaaatccaagagatagcgtcGAGATGCATGCtatttgcagatgacatagtcctccttggagagtcgagggaggagttgaatgagaggttggaaacttgaagacgagctctagaaacacatggctttcgcctaagcagaagcaaatcggagtatatggaatgtaagttcaacaaaagtaggagggtatctaactcagaggtgaaaataggagaccatattatccctcaagtcacacggtttaaatatcttgggtctgtaatacaggatgatggagaaattgaaggggatgtgaatcatcgcattcaagcaggatggatgaaatggagaaaagcatcgggggtgttatgtgatgcaaaggtaccgatcaagctaaagggaaagttttatcggactgcggtaagaccggcgattttgtacggaacagaatgttggacggtcaagagccaacatgagactaaagtaggtgtagcggagatgaggatgttgcggtggatgtgtggtaagactcgacaggataaaattagaaacggagctattagagagagggttggagtagcgcctattgtagagaagatggtggaaaatagacttaggtggtttgggcatgtagagagaagaccggtagactctgtagtgaggagagtagaccagatggagagaaggcaaacaattcgaggcagaggaagacccaaaaagactataagagaggttatcaagaaggatctcgaacttaatgatttggatagaagtatggtactagatagaacattatggcggaagttgatccatgtagccgaccccacctagtgggataaggcgttgttgttgttgttgttgttgtgatgGTGATAAGATTGTCTTTTTACTACAAACCAAATGGAAGATTATGTATTTGCAACATAATACTAATAGTGCTGACAGATGTTTAGACTTTAGAGTGTAGGATTAGGGATTAATTTTTACCAGATAAAAGGACAAGAGTGTGTTTCTGCTAGAAAAGACAAAAGAGGAAGGACACTGGACAGCTTAAAAGAGTAAGCGAGAATACCAGAAGACTCTGACTCACATCAAACCCTCGGTTAATTTAACTTTGTAAACATTGTAGAACTGTCCTGTTACAAGAAGCTAGAGAACTACAGAATAAAAACCGAGAAAGGACCATAACACAATTAATAGGGTGCTTTATTCAAATGCCAGGAAAATTTGCAATTTGTATGTAACATTTATCTTGCATAAATTGGTGAGAGAGTAGTTCAccatataatgttttttttgcaAGTCTTAAGTGCCACTATGTTCGGTAGCAAGAATGGTCACATCTCAATTAACCAAAATTCCAAAAATCCCTTCCAGATCCATACTTAGTACTAAATGCTTCCACCATTTCAGAATTACTTTTATGGCTACACCAAACTTGCCACACAAATGataaaagacaattttccatCAATTTGTCCATTCTGAAAAAAATCATGTTGACTTGGGCCTTTATTGGTTTCAATTTAAGTCACATACTACCATTTAGTCTTTTGTATTTCACACCTGTTCTTTGAAACTATGGTTTATTCGTCAGAGAACAGTACCTTGAAGCCACACGAACATTATATTCCTTTCCAGGATGATAGAATTCAGCAAGACCCCAATCTATCAAGCGAAGTTTTCGTAACTCATGATCTATCATAACATTATGAGGCTTGACATCCCTATGCATGATGCCTTGAGAATGGCAGTAATCCAAGGCCTGCAATTCAAAACTAAAGCATTCAGGTAACATGGAAAGGTTCACAATACACATTTGCTCAAATATTTAGTAATAATTTTCTGGATACAGAAGCAAATGACTATAGGCCCTATACAGTATATAGATGAACATTGTATTCACACATGAAGCCTTATTCAAGATATGATACTCCAATTTTGTTTATGGAAAAACAATATGTTGATTATGGAGAGGACATAAAGAATGGCAGTACCAAGTATAATACATAAGATTGAAGGATCATACTACCTTAAGGAGCTCATATATGTAATAGCGTATGTCATAATCAGTCAAGGTTGGATACAAAACTTTAAAATCTGTACTGTTGACATACTCAAATATCAAACTGGGAGTTTTCGAATGTTGATCTCTGACAATATCAAGAAGCTTAACAATATTTGGGCCTCCACAAATATTCTGAAgtatttttatctctcttttaatctgcaaaataatattgaagagctcataaagtaataaaaaatatcggAAGGATTTGAAAAGGCATAGTACGTGAaacaaaataagtttaaaaaaaataacaattgaagCTGACAAGTATATTATTAATTCCAACAGTATGGAAATGTTCTCCCTGCTCaagtatattattaatttcaaaGTATATTATGTTAATCTTGATATTTAATTGTACATTAATAAAGTACTGCACAAATCGGGATTAATGGAAAATTTTATAGACATAGTATCTGTGACAAGACTTTTCTATCCATCGGTGGATTTTGTGATAAAATGATCCAGTAAAAAGCTACTTAATGGTATAATAGTGGTTTTCACTTACATCCTCTGTGTGTGTAAAGAATAAGTTGAGACATGCCTTAACCACTCCTCTGGATATTTTACAATGACACTTGcctttttttcaagaaaattcATCAAGCTTGAATCTCCAATTTTCACCTAAAACCCTATATGGTGGTCTCTGCTGCCATGCTATATAACTAAACTATTATCGCATCAATGTTGAATACCATGCCATTATgccttctatttatttattgatagaACTTAAAAGTATTATTCCATACAATTATATTCTTAATGTTAAAAACCAATTTATATTATGTCATAtgtttaacatctcataatgaaTTTGTTATGTTCATTGTGCAGCAGATTTTAAGAGAAAAGTTCTGATAAAGCACCAATGGCTGGCTTAATTCACAGTCTGCAGGTACTATGTAGGGATAAAAGCAGGACAAACGAAAGAAGGAGTACCTTCTTTTTCTTGACAGGTTTCAGAATCTTAATTATACAGCGCTCATTGCTATTGACATTTATGCCTTCAAAAACTTCACTATATTTCCCCCTGCCCACTTTTCGCACAACCTCATAATCATCTTGATCACTGAAAAATAAAAGGCAACACTCGctcagtaaattaaaaaaagaaatggtATACAAAGTTATATTGAGGATTCAGAGAACAAATTCGATCAATGAACTCAGCAGCACACGGTGATTCTCGACCACCTTCTGTCTCTGGTCCTACCACAAAAAAACTAAGCAAAAACATGCgatccaataaaaaaacatatcagAGCAACGGAAATGGCATAATTCCTCGTCAATCAGTTAGTTAACACAAAATGCTAGATAAAATTGCATTATGCCATTGGAATTCACAAGGAATGGGGAAGAATGCAACAAAACAGCAGCTAAGAAACTATCTACAAACTCTAAGATCAGACAATAAAATTCCCCTTCATTGTGGATTGTTCACTTTGGGgatcagaaaaaaataaaagaaacataaaaattagGGTTCGGAACATTACCCCCATTGAAGGGTGAGAGACTCGTAATCCGAATACTCCTTGGGGCGAAGGACATTGACATCGGTGTAGACACGCGCCTTCGACATGATTTGGCGCGTCGAATCTGAGATCCCGAGGTTGTGGCGATTGATTTCGGTGCGACGATGGTGATGATGTTGTTAGTTTTGATGAATTGAGAGATTCGCACGGTAAGAGGTTGAAGACGGGTGCGCACTAGCCTAGGCAGCAAGTAGCGGAGCAGTAGTATTAATAGCGTGATGATTTGTGCGCATATCTCTCATCATGGGCCCATGTCATCCTCTGCTTATCAACGCTTCGCAGGCAAGGTAATAAAGCTGCGTTTGATCCGGTGTTCGTTTTAAAAATATCTCCAACCGGGGATTCTTTCTTGTGTAATATGCTTCGAGTTGTGGGTCTATCCTACTCCCTAGAATCTATCGACGTGGCAATTAGTGACTTGTCTCGAAAAATATCTGTTAGCAACCCAATTAGAATCCATCTGAAAgattctttacttttttttaggaAGAAATTATTGCAAAAACCTTGAACATGTTTGTGtcttatgatattttttgtcAACTAGCCCTCCAATACCGGACTAATGTGGACCGGCCATTATACTGATCCATTTAATTTGTAGGCTAATGAGATATAATCTATTTGTTTATCTATGTACATTGGGCTGACCAATATACCCAACTCCAATTCCTAGCATAGTAACATAGTTCTATGAAAGATCCATACTTGAGACAGGGATTGTTTGTATTTAAAGGCGATAAGAGGGACGTATTAAGCAAGAGTCTCATTGTAAATCACACATCTATCCTCAATGATGGTCATACTATACCAATGGTCAGTATTGAGTAGAGGTGTCCATGTTGTGGTAAATCACTGAATGGTTGTAGGACACAAGGGTCGATACCAATGTCTTGGGATTCGGTAAGGATGGAtatgaattgaatttttaaaaattcaatttaaatctaattaaatGGATTggtcaaattcatatttttttttaaaaaaaaaactaatttgaaatcaGTTTTCAAAACAGATTTTAAACCAAAAATTGAGTTTTGgttcaaaatcaatttgaaaacttttttttttgtttaaaaccaGTTTCAAACACAATTCAAAAGATGAGGTTCGTTATCTTGGTTGATGCTTCTCATTTATGGTAACCACAACAAAATTCAATTGATACAAGAAAAAGGtccaaaaaacactaatttactTGTAGAAAGTAATGCAAATAAATGTTTGCAAATCAATATTGCACAAGGGAATAATACTTTTATTTCATTGAGAGGGAATTGAAGAATAATGTTGCAAAGCTGCATAAAATCAAATTCCCtctcaataaataaaagtattattcCCTTGTATTGTAAGCTGCATAAAATCAAATTCCAGTTcgtgctaaaaaaaaaaattaacacagcACTAGCAAAGTAGTATCCTTGGCCaacaatacaaaattttctAACAACTAAAATATTGAAAGcgggaagaaacaaaatatatcacTTCATTCCATAACAACTTTTGCACcaagaattttcattttctctattattGCTCTGCTTCTTCCTTTGAAACGCCTTTCTTTATAACGGAAGGAGTTTTTTCCACTAAATCCTTTGCCTCCTTCAAACCTAAATCAGTAAAGCCCCGGACCTCCTTGATGATTTTAAGTTACACTACTGTCGAATGAAGAGGTTGTCTATACATTGGGTAAATAATGCCTTATTCTTGAAATCGATCAAGCTCATTCTTGACTTCCAGCGCTGCAGTCTCTCAGAATGGCAAATCAGTCCAATTTGACACGTGTTGTGAAAACCTaatccaataaataaatatcgtGAACGtagaaaaaacaaaactgaaaattttgtttaaaaagcttatagaaatatttaatgaacttgtttggataaacttctgtACTTAtacgaaaagaaaataaaatggaaaaatgaATTGAGTAAGTATATGCATCTCAATTTTCGGAGAAGTCGCATGAAAGAGCTTTTACAGCAGTTGAGTTCATAAGTTGAGAATCTTTTTGAAGTTTTTGCTTTAAGATAAACAAACAATTATCATTCTGAGGTGCAAAACTTGACAAATAATAAACTTGGCATATACATCACAGAGATTTTCAACTATCCCAATCAATGATTGAAAAACCATCTCTTCCTCTTTCATCTATCTTTTCAACTCACTTTTCCATTTTGCAATTTTCACTAACAGTTCTTCTATCTTAGCTCTCAGAAACTTCAATAATAATGAAGGTCAGTATGCTATCATAATACTACTCGGGCAGCATCCCGcaaacataattaatatgatGGGCTAATTGGTATAATATTCCATAGGGGAGCTTGTGGCTTTGGAGAATTTAAAAGTTTACTTAAATCTAGACATGTGAATAAAAGGCACTTATAGGCATCCATCTTTGTAAAAGTGATAGTTCATATTataaagaaattaactaagtGCATGAAATGTTTGACAAGGATATTCTACGTTGTAGATTATCCATAGATTATTTGGGGATCATTAATCAAAATGTGAAGGATAAGTTCCTGATCCTGATACTGGATAATCTCTTATATGAGCTAGGGAGATCCTATACAAAAATTTGATCTCAGGACTGTATAAGCTTAAAAAGAGGGACTATGTgataataatacattttttaagaaCATTTTTTCAGAAGCTGTTATCTTTAGCTTATGagaatttttttgaagtttttgcTTAAGACACTTGTTTATTGCTCATGCAAATTGATCCCAAAAATTCTACCACAGCCAAACTTATTCATTTGGGCTTAAATTAATCATGTGTTTACCATCCTACAATAGCACGTGACCACACAAGCCACAAGCCAAAAAGCTCACAACAGTGACCATTTTGTCGTTGTATTATATCTCTTTTGGGAAGGGTTTCCTTCACACATAGACTCTAAATCCTACGAGCGATCATAGCATGCAAGCAAATACCAAAGAAATCCTTACATCACACAATACATGATTACAGGGCTCATGCAGCGTGAACTTAAATTGCTTAATACAGGAGCAATGCATAACACAATGGCAAGTTTTCGATGAGTTTCATAATATCGACCACcacaatatattaattttagacaTAAACACTTCACACACCTTCTCTTACTTTACCACTGATGTGCAAGACTCATATTTTATGGGCAGGTAAACGTTGAAGCAAAGTGGAGCGGAGCACAATGGTGTCCGTTGGGCTTGCTTGGGTTACATGTTGTTAAGTTGGGATGCGAGTAGAGGGTATGGGGATGAAGTCCTACAGTACGGTACGGATAAGATATTATCTGCAAATAATATATTGTACAATATGGATATGATATAGGTCGTGAATAAGATATTGTTCACAAATAATATATTGTACCGTATATATAAGATATTGTAGGCTGATTTAGATCCCAATATTAGTATGTTATATAGAAGATAAATTAATGTAAcctgttattattgatgaatttatttaaaaaaaaattcggtGTGGGTGTGATTGTCGCCACCACAAATCCTTATGGACCAAAGGATTATATAGCCTTAACAAGAATTCggtgttttatttttctcttgaaCTCTAGTAacaaaatctcataattttttttttcatttcccaATTGTGTTGAATAGACTCCTTGGTACTTCTATTGTCTTGAAGGAATTCAAAATGAGAACAATAGAAGACATAGTAATTAATCATCGTGCAGACGATAAGAATTGGAGGGAAGCACAATAGATTTGATGGAATTTCAATGCCTTAGGACAACATGCAGTGACCTCAGAAGGACTTGTAACATTcatcatatctaataatttttttttctcattgttATCGGAGACGAATCCACCTTATATAACAATGGGAGTAATTGCTCTCACAAAGTTTAAGAAATttactagtatatatatatatatatatatatatatatatatatatatatatatatatatatatatattggccccataagatgaaataaattataaaaacttaatttatgaCATATTGCTAATATTATGTCACTGATTGTAATATGCATTCCACCTAGATGGTCCTAACTTATACCCCAAGTACTACGATTCAGGGATTAAGAGAAAAGAGAAGCGAGCACTGAAAATAAAATGTAGATCAATTTTATaagtttcataattttaatctaaactcaaaacactttcccttgaatatttattatgttttgggGCATCTTAAAAGTACAACAACCCCCTTGTCATTGTGGAAACAATATATCATAGTTATGTCATGGAAACAAAATATCAATGACATTTGATAAATATCAGCTAGATACACGGGTTGGAGAAGAGCCATTAGCACTCAAATTCCATTTAGTGGAGGGATTTGTGTAAGGTGGTGTGACATGTGAAAGATACTTCTTGGTTTGAGGGATTGGTTGAGTGAAAGGTAggaaaggggggtgtatttagatTTTGACTAGATATGTGGGTTGGAGAAGAGCCATTAGCACTCAAATTTCTAAGATTGTATATGAATTTGGAATAAAAGAATTGTTGTATATTGGACATGGGAAATTGGAGGAAAGGAGTGTGGAATTGGGAACTTAAATGGAGAATAAGGTGGTTTGAGTGGGAAAATGATTTGGTGGTGTGTTTGGAGGGTTtgcaaattaataataatttttgcatgGATAATAATTTTTGCAATTCACCTACAACCAGGCAGATCAAatgataatatgaaaaaaaaacttaaatcaaGGGGATAGAAAAGGAAAACAGGAGGTAAAtaataaaggaaaacaaaagagCTTTTATCAGTCTTTTTGTCTCCATATTTAAACTACTTCTTTTGGCTGGATCTGCTCAAAGTCAAAAACCTCAAACATCAGACGCCTCACATCACGTTTCCCATAAACAAGATACGAAAGCCCATGAAGAGCTTGTTGAACAGCTGTCGTGGCTGGGTTTCTCTTTCTCCGGTTATGCTCATAAGTGTCTTGAACCTTCTCATCAAATATAATAACCCGGTGAAGATGTTTGGCCCTCAAATATCTTCCACAATACTTGTTCATAAGAAGGCGACGGTGCTTCTCTTGTAGCCACAACCCCGGAGCATCTAAATGCTTCATCAATAATCTTTCAGCCATCACCAAAtccttaagaaaataataaataataatattaaaaaattatacattatccaatgaaaaaaaaattagattgtaAATAGAACTTGAGCAATAAAATATGATACATCCCATTAATGAAACTAGAGTCTTACCACAACTTCATTCAAATTGTCATTTGGACAGCAGACAGAATAGTACCTGTATCTTTTGGCCAATGTATTCTAATCTCTCATAGCAAAATCGAGGATGCTCAAATTTGAACTTCGATGGATGCATGAAACAAAGCTGCAATTAGATAAGACATTCAACATCAgaacttataagttataacatttAGTGTGCTAATTCCTATTTGAACTATTAAAGTGCTAAGTCTTTATTTGGGTGGTTTTAACTTTAAGGAAGGACTTTCTTGTTCTCAAGTGAGTTGTGCAGTGATGAGCAAAATACAGTAAAAAGCAATACATAAACCaggtaaaattaaaatggtccaGAGCAAGAACAATTAACTATCAAATGTGTTGCCAGTTCTTAGTATTTCTGCTTCTTTTAAGTTTACCTTCCtaatttcctaaaaaaaacCTTGAAAGTATCACTGTAGGCTAAATAGCTCTGCAACTCagacaaacaaacaaaccctcCCTATCACTAAACAGATTTGATGCCATCTAATGTGAAGCCGGAGAAGGGATAAATAGAAGCATAAAGACTTGTTTGTCCACTTGTTCAGAGACACATTCAAGGTATTAAATTGCCCTACCCTCACAAATCAAGCCAGATCTGTGCTTTTGATATCCTGATACACCAAAGGGAAAAGTAGAGTGAGAGGTGATAGAAGAGCTACCTGCAATCCAAGTCCAAGCTCTACGTTCCTGGCTTCAGTAATTTCTGGGATTCTGTCTGTCATTTCTAATGGATATCCAAGTGTTTTCATAACATGGGGTCTTGTATCGTAATCCCATATATTGCCCCTAAACCGATGCATTCCTGGGGGAACACAAGCTCTGAATAGCCTTGGGTGTTCAAACAGAGCATCTGCGGGAGGCTGAATAAAGAACAGTAATCATTTCtgtgtcatcatcaaaaactaAAGTATTTTATTGTAGGACAGGTACTTTGTATAAAAAATTGCTGAATAATGCAGCAAAACCCAGCTGAACTTCTAACAGAAATAAATTAAGTCTGAGCCATGTGCATGATATATAGATCTTTgtaagctttttttttcaaaaaagtaaatattactTTAGCAGAAGACATGTATAGCTTGCCTTATATGCAACGATATCTTGCCAGCTTAGCTTGCCTTCAAACTCAGCAGATACATAATCCACATCTTCAAGTTGTCTACGCAATTTGGGCTGGCAATCTTCGGCATCTGGATCCATTCCGAAGACTTCAAAAAGAACACGATACACTTCTGGCATACCAAAACAAAGATAGATAGCCCCAAACAAAGCCCAAAATACTGACCTGCACGTGCATAGAATAACAAATTTGAGAATGTAGTGAACAATTCATTTCACAAATAGATTAGACAGAGACCAacttcattaattaaaatggtTCTATcataaaccaataaaaaaacgTGAGGAAGTGGACAAACTAGTCTTTTATGCTTCTATTTATCCCTTCTCAAGCAGAAAGGCAAGGGTCTGTTTAATTCCCTTCcaaaaattttgtttcaaaaacAATTCCACACTACTCAGCAATCAATTTCTCATCCAAAatctattaaattttgaaaaatgttttcaaatcaaagttttaaaaaccaaaaaatagaaaCCAAGAGATGTTTTCTCACCCTCTTATATTTTCCTTGAGTGCTTTGTTCAATTGAGTTTTCTTTGTTGCAAATCCACCTGTTTACCTAGAGTTGATTGTAAAGGTTGTGGGCAATGGAGTTTTGACAGTCAAGCAGCTGAAAAACAGTATACAGTTGAGAGATATCTGTATACGACTGAGAGAACTGTGACACACATTACTAGCCCCTGCTCTTTGTAGTAGAAGAAAGTAGTGCTGGAGTTCTGAAACCGTAAGGGTGAATCCTTTTCAAATGTTGAAACTGTAAGCATGAGTCCACCTCTCTTTTCactcattaagtttttttaatttttcaattttagaaaacagaattcttttttcaaaaaacagtAAACAAAAAGGCCTAAATCTTCAAAAAAATTCCTTTCTCTTTCCTACATCCTTTTAGACAGTGAACTAGCCAAAGCATcttattattttgattcattAATCATCAAACATCTTCGACTTGAAAAGGAaatgacacctaagcatacaAGGATTCACATCACTCTACATTTCAGTCACTTGTTCTGCTTGAAGCCAATACAACATCAACATGATTTTCAAATCTGAATTCTCCATTCTTCTGCATCCCAAGCACATACATACGAGTATGACATATTGTATGTATGTTTAAGCATCACTCAAAAGAATACCAAGAGAGGAAACAGAAAACCCAGTTAACAAACTTAAAAGCAAATAACAATATAATCTTAATTCATGACAAGAAATACACATGTCAACCGTTAACCTAATAAATCAACTCAATTTGACCAGACACATGAAAATGGTCATAGAGTCATattgttattttctatttttatttcattgccATACATGGATGTTGGAGAATATCATCAAAGGAGATCTTAGACTTAATAATATTTCTGAAAACCATACTGAATGATGTCgtgtgatccatgtagccgatcacctagtgggataaggcttttTTGTTGTTGCCGTACATGGACATACCATAAGTAAATGGAATTCTGGCAACGGGATGGCTCTTAGCAGAAATAACACAATTCCAGATTGGCAGAGAGTATTAAGTATTATTTACTATATATCACTAGCACAATTGCACAGCCatgatttcaaattataaacaaaCGAAAGGCTAACTTGGTGACAAAACCTTATCTCAGGAGAGGAGAATAAAAGTTAGAACTTACTTGACAGGACCTTCCTTCTCCCTCCTCATGATCTTATCCATATCATCAAACGTAAATATCAAATTGTGCAAGCTAGCAGCTTTAATCCACTTGGGCAAGCTCCTCTTCCCTATCAACCCAAACACTCTCTCCCTCATCGGACCCGGCGACTCCCTCGGATACCTCTGCAAGAAAAACTCCGTCAGCGCCAACTCGAGCACGTACTGTCCCAGAAAAGACAACCTCGAATGCCCCGACCGCACGTGCCGCGCCTTCGTCCTCTCGCACGACGGGTGCTGGAACGCCAAGTACAGCAGTGTGTCGAACTGCTTCGCGGGGTTATCGTCCCCGAGCGTCTCCGAGGGCTCGAGGGAGTACCCCAGAGCTTGCTTCGCTTCGAGCAAGTACTCGTCAATCCACAATTTATCCGCATTGTTGAGGCGCGACGAAGGCAAACACGAACTCAACAAGGGAAACAATTTGAGACAAAGTTGTGGGCTGCTGAGAAACCTTTCTGCTAATTTGTTGTCGTCTATTGGGGGCCTTAGAATGAACCTCCTCGGGGGTCCTTTTTTGGGGGAAGTTGCTTTCTTGCGTTCGGCGAGTTCCTTGAGGAGTCGCTGAGGACTGTTCCCGCTGGGGAAGTCTTGTTGCTGTTGGGGCTCTAAGGCCACCGCGAGAATTCGGAAATTGGGGTTTCTGTTTC of Glycine soja cultivar W05 chromosome 1, ASM419377v2, whole genome shotgun sequence contains these proteins:
- the LOC114422263 gene encoding ribonuclease III domain-containing protein RNC1, chloroplastic-like isoform X1, with amino-acid sequence MELSSSFIFSPKPCSFPPPNYSLSPLIRNRNPNFRILAVALEPQQQQDFPSGNSPQRLLKELAERKKATSPKKGPPRRFILRPPIDDNKLAERFLSSPQLCLKLFPLLSSCLPSSRLNNADKLWIDEYLLEAKQALGYSLEPSETLGDDNPAKQFDTLLYLAFQHPSCERTKARHVRSGHSRLSFLGQYVLELALTEFFLQRYPRESPGPMRERVFGLIGKRSLPKWIKAASLHNLIFTFDDMDKIMRREKEGPVKSVFWALFGAIYLCFGMPEVYRVLFEVFGMDPDAEDCQPKLRRQLEDVDYVSAEFEGKLSWQDIVAYKPPADALFEHPRLFRACVPPGMHRFRGNIWDYDTRPHVMKTLGYPLEMTDRIPEITEARNVELGLGLQLCFMHPSKFKFEHPRFCYERLEYIGQKIQDLVMAERLLMKHLDAPGLWLQEKHRRLLMNKYCGRYLRAKHLHRVIIFDEKVQDTYEHNRRKRNPATTAVQQALHGLSYLVYGKRDVRRLMFEVFDFEQIQPKEVV
- the LOC114422263 gene encoding ribonuclease III domain-containing protein RNC1, chloroplastic-like isoform X2; its protein translation is MELSSSFIFSPKPCSFPPPNYSLSPLIRNRNPNFRILAVALEPQQQQDFPSGNSPQRLLKELAERKKATSPKKGPPRRFILRPPIDDNKLAERFLSSPQLCLKLFPLLSSCLPSSRLNNADKLWIDEYLLEAKQALGYSLEPSETLGDDNPAKQFDTLLYLAFQHPSCERTKARHVRSGHSRLSFLGQYVLELALTEFFLQRYPRESPGPMRERVFGLIGKRSLPKWIKAASLHNLIFTFDDMDKIMRREKEGPVKSVFWALFGAIYLCFGMPEVYRVLFEVFGMDPDAEDCQPKLRRQLEDVDYVSAEFEGKLSWQDIVAYKPPADALFEHPRLFRACVPPGMHRFRGNIWDYDTRPHVMKTLGYPLEMTDRIPEITEARNVELGLGLQLCFMHPSKFKFEHPRFCYERLEYIGQKIQVLFCLLSK
- the LOC114422263 gene encoding ribonuclease III domain-containing protein RNC1, chloroplastic-like isoform X3, which codes for MPEVYRVLFEVFGMDPDAEDCQPKLRRQLEDVDYVSAEFEGKLSWQDIVAYKPPADALFEHPRLFRACVPPGMHRFRGNIWDYDTRPHVMKTLGYPLEMTDRIPEITEARNVELGLGLQLCFMHPSKFKFEHPRFCYERLEYIGQKIQDLVMAERLLMKHLDAPGLWLQEKHRRLLMNKYCGRYLRAKHLHRVIIFDEKVQDTYEHNRRKRNPATTAVQQALHGLSYLVYGKRDVRRLMFEVFDFEQIQPKEVV
- the LOC114422263 gene encoding ribonuclease III domain-containing protein RNC1, chloroplastic-like isoform X4, with the translated sequence MAERLLMKHLDAPGLWLQEKHRRLLMNKYCGRYLRAKHLHRVIIFDEKVQDTYEHNRRKRNPATTAVQQALHGLSYLVYGKRDVRRLMFEVFDFEQIQPKEVV
- the LOC114422250 gene encoding casein kinase II subunit alpha-2-like, with product MSKARVYTDVNVLRPKEYSDYESLTLQWGDQDDYEVVRKVGRGKYSEVFEGINVNSNERCIIKILKPVKKKKIKREIKILQNICGGPNIVKLLDIVRDQHSKTPSLIFEYVNSTDFKVLYPTLTDYDIRYYIYELLKALDYCHSQGIMHRDVKPHNVMIDHELRKLRLIDWGLAEFYHPGKEYNVRVASRYFKGPELLVDLQDYDYSLDMWSLGCMFAGMIFRKEPFFYGHDNHDQLVKIAKVLGTDELNAYLNKYHLELDPQLDALVGRHSRKPWSKFINADNQHLVSPEAIDFLDKLLRYDHQDRVTAREAMAHPYFSQVRAAESSRMRTQ